From one Streptomyces sp. NBC_01478 genomic stretch:
- a CDS encoding SigE family RNA polymerase sigma factor, whose product MDAEGLEGFRDFVDNRSSALLRTAVLLSGGDRYAGEDLLQNALAKAAGRWERIDEPEAYVRQILYRQQVNRWRLKWRRRELTVAEPPETRAPSDASAAAELRVVMREALSRLTARQRTVLVLRYFEDLPEADVARLLGCSVGTVRSTTHRSLARLRALAPELAALGPADAELRSPRDHSPVEVRP is encoded by the coding sequence ATGGATGCCGAAGGGCTGGAAGGTTTCCGGGACTTCGTGGACAACAGGTCGTCGGCGCTGCTGAGGACCGCCGTGCTGCTCAGCGGGGGAGACCGGTACGCCGGTGAGGATCTGCTGCAGAACGCGTTGGCCAAGGCGGCCGGGCGGTGGGAGCGGATCGACGAACCCGAGGCGTATGTACGGCAGATCCTCTACCGCCAGCAGGTCAACCGGTGGCGGCTGAAGTGGCGAAGACGCGAACTGACCGTCGCCGAACCGCCGGAGACCCGCGCGCCCTCGGACGCCTCGGCCGCCGCCGAGCTGCGCGTCGTGATGCGCGAGGCGCTGTCCCGGCTCACCGCCCGCCAGCGCACCGTCCTGGTGCTGCGGTACTTCGAGGACCTGCCGGAGGCCGACGTGGCCCGGCTGCTGGGCTGTTCGGTCGGCACCGTGCGGTCCACCACCCACCGTTCCCTCGCCCGGCTGCGCGCCCTCGCGCCCGAACTGGCCGCCCTGGGCCCGGCCGACGCCGAACTCCGGTCGCCCCGTGACCACTCGCCCGTGGAGGTGCGCCCGTGA